The following are encoded together in the Glycine soja cultivar W05 chromosome 5, ASM419377v2, whole genome shotgun sequence genome:
- the LOC114412756 gene encoding myosin-binding protein 2 — MAANKFATMLQRNTNKITLVLVYAILEWILIILLLLNSLFSYLIIKFADYFGLKRPCIWCTRIDHILEPGKYKSSCKDLVCEAHASEISKLRFCSNHHKLAESQDMCEDCSSSSQPDYVKLSQSFGFFPWMKQIGMIQDEGAEDAVDKAIVKVEEALRCSCCGVNLDNRFYPPCILIKPSLNVLEYDQKQNSERRVGVEIDEDHTRSDIVLDHHQEEKENEENKGSHMVFEVDRGLDRKDEEVEKSCDCSVCDASVEILCDEICNLDLGVEKGKETIEEESLNVPKPKDNDGDDVVAAADDEDQACEKSTAQVDCTREITVETPSIHLEFFIHGDDCRLIPIELVDSPALENRKQSKYKVGGEGINSNEDFILDFDKSADAEAEPVVENWHISGDIVAEFSAQGNENVSKSNGGESVQLRTRGQSSELLQVEEENLEQNCEDVRFIQTSDDLTKDDNVEVNMERRDAELCSDVSLASEDASQMEGEEYEAEVSIGTEIPDQEQVDEYQSQDVLLDTNQQMQEDPSTSTVRFNVQDEIGHDKGEEFVEFKTMSLEVKMPTVNNHLPSLLELNENEEEKVPETPTSLESLHQLHKKLLLLERKESGTEESLDGSVISDIEGGEVTIEKLKSALKSERKALSTLYAELEEERSASAIAANQTMAMINRLQEEKAAMQMEALQYQRMMEEQSEYDQEALQLLNELMMKREKEKLELEKEIEVYRKKVHEYEVREKMMMSRRDGSMRSRTSSPSCSNAEDSDGLSIDLNHEAKEENGFCSHQDQECSNQNTPVDAVLYLEESLANFEEERLQILEQLKVLEEKLVILNYEEDHCSDDAKSVEHLCEENGNGYHHDHDDHNGQVNGFANGHVKEINGKHQGRKIMGAKGKRLLPLFDAMSSEADVELSGDELDFPHLQNNSVEKVNSDKKKLALEDEVDNVYERLQVLEADREFLKHCISSLRKGDKGLHLLQEILQHLRDLRNVELRLRNMGDLAV, encoded by the exons ATGGCTGCCAACAAGTTTGCAACCATGTTACAGCGAAACACCAACAAAATCACCCTTGTTCTAGTCTATGCCATCCTAGAATGGATTCTGatcatcctcctcctcctcaattCTCTGTTTTCTTATCTAATCATTAAGTTTGCCGATTACTTTGGCCTCAAAAGGCCTTGCATATGGTGCACCAGAATCGATCACATCCTAGAGCCTGGGAAGTACAAGAGTTCTTGCAAAGATCTTGTGTGTGAAGCTCATGCCTCTGAGATTTCCAAACTGAGGTTCTGCTCTAATCATCACAAACTGGCTGAGTCACAAGACATGTGTGAGGATTGCTCATCCTCGTCCCAACCAGATTATGTGAAACTCTCACAGAGTTTTGGTTTCTTTCCATGGATGAAACAGATAGGTATGATTCAGGATGAGGGTGCTGAAGATGCTGTTGACAAGGCAATTGTGAAGGTTGAAGAGGCTTTGAGGTGTTCTTGCTGTGGTGTCAACTTGGACAACAGATTCTACCCTCCTTGCATTCTGATCAAGCCTTCTCTCAATGTTTTGGAGTATGACCAGAAGCAGAATTCGGAGCGCCGGGTTGGTGTAGAGATTGATGAAGATCACACCAGATCGGATATTGTGCTTGATCATCATCAGGAGGAAAAGGAGaatgaagaaaacaagggaAGCCACATGGTGTTTGAGGTTGATCGGGGTTTGGATAGAAAAGATGAGGAGGTAGAGAAGAGTTGTGATTGTTCTGTGTGTGATGCTAGCGTGGAGATTCTGTGTGATGAAATTTGCAATTTGGATTTGGGTGtggagaaagggaaagaaaCAATTGAAGAGGAAAGTTTGAATGTCCCTAAGCCTAAGGATAATGATGGTGAtgatgttgttgctgctgctgatgatgaagaTCAAGCTTGTGAGAAATCCACTGCTCAAGTTGATTGCACTAGAGAGATAACTGTGGAGACTCCATCCATACATCTGGAATTTTTCATTCATGGTGATGATTGCAGATTGATTCCTATTGAATTGGTTGACTCCCCTGCCCTAGAAAACAGGAAACAAAGCAAATATAAGGTGGGAGGTGAAGGGATCAACAGCAATGAAGATTTTATTCTGGACTTTGATAAGagtgctgatgcagaagccgaACCGGTTGTGGAGAATTGGCACATTTCTGGGGATATTGTGGCAGAATTTTCAGCACAAGGGAATGAAAATGTTTCTAAGTCCAATGGGGGTGAATCAGTTCAATTAAGGACCAGAGGCCAGTCCTCAGAACTGTTacaagtagaagaagaaaatttggAGCAGAATTGTGAAGATGTGAGATTTATTCAAACCTCGGATGACTTGACCAAGGATGATAATGTTGAAGTAAACATGGAAAGAAGAGATGCAGAACTATGTTCAGATGTTTCTCTAG CATCTGAAGATGCATCACAAATGGAAGGTGAGGAATATGAAGCAGAAGTCTCAATAGGGACTGAAATTCCTGATCAGGAGCAAGTGGATGAGTATCAAAGCCAAGATGTCCTTTTGGATACAAATCAACAAATGCAAGAAGATCCATCTACTAGCACAGTCAGATTTAATGTGCAAGATGAAATTG GTCATGACAAAGGTGAAGAGTTTGTAGAATTTAAAACCATGTCACTTGAAGTGAAAATGCCAACAGTAAATAACCATTTGCCATCTTTATTGGAGCTTAATGAGAATGAGGAAGAAAAAGTTCCTGAGACACCCACTTCTTTGGAGAGTCTACATCAGCTACACAAGAAACTACTTCTCCTTGAGAGGAAAGAATCAGGAACAGAAGAGTCATTGGATGGAAGTGTGATAAGTGATATAGAAGGTGGTGAGGTAACCATTGAAAAGTTAAAATCTGCATTGAAATCTGAAAGGAAAGCCTTAAGTACTCTATATGCAGAACTAGAAGAAGAGAGAAGTGCATCTGCTATAGCAGCCAATCAAACAATGGCAATGATAAATAGGCTTCAAGAAGAGAAAGCAGCAATGCAGATGGAAGCCTTGCAGTATCAAAGAATGATGGAAGAACAATCTGAGTATGATCAGGAGGCTTTGCAACTTTTGAATGAGCTCATGATGAAGAGGGAgaaagagaagctagagctaGAAAAGGAGATTGAAGTATATAGAAAGAAGGTTCATGAATATGAGGTAAGAGAAAAGATGATGATGTCAAGAAGAGATGGTAGCATGAGAAGCAGAACTTCATCTCCCTCTTGTAGCAATGCTGAAGATAGTGATGGATTGTCCATTGACTTGAATCACGAAGCAAAGGAGGAAAATGGGTTTTGTAGTCATCAAGATCAAGAATGCAGCAACCAGAACACCCCCGTGGACGCGGTCTTATATTTGGAGGAATCATTGGCAAACTTTGAGGAAGAGAGGTTACAAATTCTAGAACAGCTCAAGGTATTGGAAGAAAAGCTAGTTATATTGAATTACGAAGAAGATCACTGCTCCGATGATGCTAAATCAGTAGAACATCTTTGTGAAGAGAATGGGAATGGATACCATCATGATCATGATGATCACAATGGTCAGGTAAATGGATTTGCAAATGGTCATGTAAAGGAAATAAATGGAAAGCATCAAGGGAGGAAAATCATGGGTGCAAAAGGCAAAAGGCTCCTCCCACTTTTTGATGCAATGAGTTCAGAAGCAGATGTAGAGTTGAGTGGAGACGAGTTAGACTTTCCCCACTTGCAAAACAATTCAGTTGAAAAGGTTAATTCGGATAAGAAAAAGCTTGCTTTAGAGGATGAGGTGGATAATGTTTACGAGAGACTACAGGTGCTGGAGGCAGATAGAGAGTTTCTAAAGCATTGTATCAGCTCTCTGAGAAAAGGAGATAAAGGGTTACATCTTCTACAAGAAATTTTACAACATCTTCGTGATTTGAGGAATGTGGAACTCCGGCTCAGGAACATGGGAGATCTTGCAGTGTAA